A genome region from Haloimpatiens massiliensis includes the following:
- the thyX gene encoding FAD-dependent thymidylate synthase codes for MALKVKLIEYTPNPEGVIASAAKLCYSPVGIDEIQENLTKENTEKFLNILVSYGHYSPIEHVSFTFAAEGVSRSLTHQLVRHRIASFSQQSQRYVRLEQFEYIIPEAIEKDSEARKVFIETMEQCQKSYDILADRLKDKYIKQGIKPLAAEKKAIEDARYVFPNACETKIVFTMNARSLMNFFNHRCCNRAQWEIRALANEMLKQVKEVAPVLFKYAGPSCLKSTCPEGKMTCGEFEKMREKYLSNNESM; via the coding sequence ATGGCTTTAAAGGTTAAATTAATAGAGTATACTCCTAATCCTGAAGGGGTAATAGCTTCTGCGGCAAAACTTTGTTATAGCCCAGTGGGTATAGATGAAATACAGGAAAACTTAACAAAAGAAAACACAGAGAAATTTTTAAATATATTGGTTTCTTATGGACATTATTCTCCTATAGAACATGTTTCTTTTACTTTTGCAGCAGAAGGAGTTTCTAGAAGCTTAACTCATCAATTGGTGAGACATAGAATTGCATCCTTTTCTCAGCAAAGCCAAAGATATGTGAGATTAGAACAATTTGAGTATATTATACCGGAAGCAATAGAAAAGGATTCAGAAGCGCGAAAGGTTTTTATAGAAACCATGGAGCAATGCCAAAAGTCTTATGATATCCTTGCAGATAGATTAAAAGATAAATATATAAAACAAGGTATAAAACCTTTAGCTGCAGAAAAAAAAGCAATAGAAGATGCTAGATATGTATTTCCTAATGCATGTGAAACTAAAATAGTTTTTACTATGAATGCTAGGAGTCTTATGAATTTCTTTAATCATAGATGTTGTAACAGAGCACAATGGGAAATAAGAGCTTTAGCTAATGAGATGTTAAAGCAGGTAAAAGAAGTTGCACCGGTACTATTTAAATATGCCGGACCAAGTTGTTTGAAAAGTACTTGCCCAGAAGGAAAGATGACTTGCGGAGAATTTGAAAAAATGAGAGAAAAGTATTTATCAAATAATGAATCAATGTAA
- a CDS encoding Mini-ribonuclease 3, producing the protein MEFDILNNKLNENDIRALNPLVLAFIGDAVYEVFVRTHLIEENKDMSAHKLHVKTVSFVKANAQSQIMKQIMDSVTEEEMAIFKRGRNSKSATVPKNANVQDYRMATGFEALIGYLYLMERKNRLNEIMSFIFKHSN; encoded by the coding sequence ATGGAATTTGATATATTGAACAATAAATTGAATGAAAATGACATTAGAGCGTTAAATCCATTAGTTTTGGCATTTATAGGAGATGCAGTATATGAAGTGTTTGTAAGAACTCATTTAATTGAAGAAAATAAAGATATGTCTGCACATAAGCTTCATGTGAAAACTGTATCTTTTGTAAAGGCTAATGCTCAGAGCCAGATAATGAAACAAATAATGGATAGCGTTACAGAAGAAGAAATGGCTATTTTTAAAAGAGGAAGAAACTCAAAATCAGCTACAGTTCCTAAAAATGCAAATGTGCAGGACTATAGAATGGCTACTGGATTTGAAGCATTAATAGGTTATTTGTACCTTATGGAGAGAAAAAACAGATTGAATGAAATAATGAGTTTTATATTTAAGCATTCAAATTAA
- the cysS gene encoding cysteine--tRNA ligase, whose protein sequence is MKIFNSMTRKKEEFIPVKPGEVRMYVCGPTVYDFFHIGNARTFVIFDTIRRYLEYRGYKVKFVQNFTDIDDKMIRRANEENVTVKMLGDKFIEEYYKDADGLNIERATVNPRATEYMEQIVDFVKELMDKGYAYEVNGDVYFHTKKFDEYGKLSGQNLDDLQAGARINVDERKKDPMDFAIWKSQKPGEPAWESPWGMGRPGWHIECSCMSYDLLGETIDIHGGGMDLIFPHHENEIAQSEARTGKKFVKYWMHAAYLNIDNKKMSKSLKNFFTTRDILKQYDVDVIRFFMLSAHYRNQLNFSKELLDSAKSSVERIYNTVSNLESLLEEVKVENILSEEKKFEDTLKELKNRYIEKMDDDFNTADGITVIFDLVKEINLNVNVNSSKELVKKSLDLIRELGSPLGIFQKSTKTKLENEIEKLIEDRQKARKEKNWALADEIRDNLSKRGIILEDTPQGVRWHLK, encoded by the coding sequence ATGAAAATTTTTAATTCCATGACTAGAAAAAAGGAAGAATTTATACCAGTAAAACCTGGAGAGGTAAGGATGTATGTTTGTGGTCCTACGGTATACGACTTTTTTCATATAGGAAATGCTAGAACTTTTGTTATATTTGATACTATAAGAAGATATTTAGAATATAGAGGATATAAAGTGAAATTTGTACAAAACTTTACAGACATAGATGATAAAATGATAAGAAGAGCCAATGAAGAAAATGTAACAGTAAAGATGCTAGGAGATAAATTTATAGAGGAATATTATAAAGATGCAGATGGATTAAACATAGAAAGAGCTACTGTTAATCCTAGAGCCACTGAGTATATGGAGCAAATAGTGGATTTTGTTAAAGAATTAATGGATAAAGGATATGCTTATGAAGTGAATGGAGATGTTTATTTCCATACTAAAAAGTTTGATGAATATGGAAAGCTTTCAGGACAAAACTTAGATGATTTACAAGCTGGAGCTAGAATAAATGTAGATGAGAGAAAAAAAGATCCTATGGATTTTGCTATATGGAAAAGTCAAAAGCCAGGAGAACCTGCTTGGGAAAGTCCTTGGGGTATGGGAAGACCTGGGTGGCATATAGAGTGTTCTTGCATGTCGTATGATTTATTGGGAGAAACTATAGATATACACGGTGGCGGAATGGATTTAATATTCCCTCATCATGAGAATGAAATAGCCCAAAGCGAAGCAAGAACAGGAAAAAAATTTGTTAAGTATTGGATGCATGCTGCTTATTTGAATATAGATAATAAAAAGATGTCTAAATCTCTAAAAAACTTTTTTACCACTAGGGATATATTGAAGCAATATGATGTTGATGTAATAAGATTTTTTATGCTATCAGCTCATTATAGAAATCAGCTTAATTTTAGTAAAGAGCTATTGGATTCAGCAAAATCTTCCGTTGAAAGAATATATAATACTGTAAGTAACTTAGAAAGTTTATTAGAAGAAGTTAAAGTTGAAAATATTTTATCTGAGGAAAAGAAATTTGAAGATACATTAAAGGAACTTAAAAATAGATATATTGAAAAAATGGACGATGATTTTAACACAGCCGATGGAATAACGGTAATATTTGATTTAGTTAAAGAAATTAATTTAAATGTTAACGTAAATTCATCAAAGGAATTGGTGAAAAAATCTTTGGATTTAATAAGAGAATTAGGGTCACCTTTAGGGATATTCCAAAAGAGCACAAAAACTAAATTGGAAAATGAGATTGAAAAACTTATAGAAGATAGACAGAAGGCTAGAAAAGAAAAAAATTGGGCGTTAGCAGATGAAATAAGAGATAATTTAAGCAAAAGAGGAATTATTTTAGAAGACACTCCACAGGGAGTGAGATGGCATTTGAAATAA
- a CDS encoding proline--tRNA ligase: MKMSNMLINTLREVPKEAELPSHQLMLRAGMMKKMASGIYNFMPLGLRVLKKIENIVREEMDNAGAQEFLASAIIPAELWKESGRWEVFGPEMFKLKDRNEREFCLGPTHEEVFTDIARNEINTYKQLPLNLYQIQTKYRDERRPRFGVMRSREFVMKDAYSFDKNYEELDVAYNKMHKAYENIFNRCGLEYSCVEADSGAMGGAGSAEFMVKSEFGEDEIVFCSCCDYAANMEKAPSTAEISDKEDMKDLNKIATPDVKTIDDLVSFFKTTPKKFAKTIIYEADGRVVAVMVRGDREVNEVKVKNAIGGAVNFDMASETIVRKATNAEVGFAGPIDLRADVLLVDEEVKNMYNFIVGGNETGYHYENVNYDRDFKGKVGDFRNVIEGDKCPKCGAALTIARGIEVGHIFKLGTKYSESMGATFIDEDGEAKPLVMGCYGIGINRTMAAVIEQNNDENGIIWPLSVAPYSVVVIPAVHKDEEQMRIAEDIYNKLKSEGIEVILDDRKERAGVKFKDADLIGIPVRITVGKKIKDGEVEFKLRKNADLEVIKIEEVLCKVKETVKK; this comes from the coding sequence ATGAAAATGTCAAATATGCTTATAAATACTTTAAGAGAAGTGCCAAAGGAAGCAGAACTTCCAAGTCATCAACTAATGCTAAGAGCTGGAATGATGAAAAAAATGGCATCAGGCATATATAATTTTATGCCATTAGGACTTAGAGTGTTAAAGAAAATAGAGAATATAGTAAGAGAAGAAATGGATAATGCAGGGGCGCAAGAATTTTTAGCATCAGCTATTATTCCAGCAGAACTTTGGAAGGAATCAGGTAGATGGGAAGTTTTTGGCCCAGAAATGTTTAAACTTAAAGATAGAAATGAAAGAGAATTTTGTTTAGGACCTACTCATGAAGAAGTGTTTACAGATATAGCTAGAAATGAAATAAATACATATAAGCAGCTTCCATTAAACCTATATCAAATTCAGACTAAATATAGGGATGAAAGAAGACCAAGATTTGGAGTTATGCGTTCTAGAGAATTTGTGATGAAGGATGCTTATAGCTTTGATAAAAATTATGAAGAGTTAGATGTGGCATATAATAAAATGCATAAGGCATATGAAAATATATTTAATAGATGTGGACTTGAATACAGCTGCGTAGAAGCGGATTCAGGAGCTATGGGTGGAGCAGGTTCAGCAGAATTTATGGTTAAGTCAGAGTTTGGAGAAGATGAAATAGTATTTTGTTCTTGTTGCGATTATGCAGCTAATATGGAAAAAGCACCTTCTACTGCAGAAATAAGTGATAAAGAGGATATGAAGGATTTAAATAAAATAGCTACACCAGATGTTAAAACTATTGATGATTTAGTTAGTTTCTTTAAAACTACTCCTAAAAAATTTGCTAAAACTATAATATATGAAGCTGACGGAAGAGTAGTAGCAGTTATGGTAAGAGGCGATAGAGAAGTAAATGAAGTTAAGGTTAAAAATGCTATAGGTGGAGCTGTGAACTTTGATATGGCTAGTGAAACAATTGTAAGAAAGGCTACCAATGCTGAAGTTGGATTTGCTGGACCTATAGATTTAAGAGCCGATGTGCTTTTAGTGGATGAAGAAGTCAAGAATATGTATAATTTTATAGTTGGTGGAAATGAAACAGGATACCATTATGAGAATGTAAATTACGATAGAGACTTTAAAGGAAAAGTTGGAGACTTCAGAAATGTTATAGAGGGAGACAAATGTCCAAAATGTGGGGCGGCACTTACTATAGCAAGAGGTATAGAAGTTGGACACATATTTAAATTAGGAACAAAATACTCAGAATCTATGGGAGCTACATTTATTGATGAAGATGGAGAAGCTAAGCCATTGGTTATGGGATGCTATGGTATAGGAATAAACAGGACTATGGCTGCTGTAATTGAACAAAATAATGATGAAAATGGTATAATATGGCCTTTGAGTGTGGCGCCATATAGTGTAGTTGTTATACCAGCAGTTCATAAAGATGAAGAGCAAATGAGAATTGCAGAGGATATATATAATAAATTAAAATCAGAGGGTATAGAGGTTATATTAGACGACAGAAAAGAGCGAGCTGGAGTTAAGTTTAAGGACGCAGATTTAATAGGAATTCCAGTTAGAATAACTGTAGGAAAGAAAATAAAAGATGGAGAAGTGGAATTTAAGTTAAGAAAAAATGCTGATCTTGAGGTTATAAAAATTGAAGAGGTTCTATGCAAAGTAAAAGAAACAGTAAAAAAGTAA
- the ispD gene encoding 2-C-methyl-D-erythritol 4-phosphate cytidylyltransferase: protein MSKNCAIILAAGKGVRMKADINKQYIELGDKPVIYYTLKVFEHSDIIDDIIIVAAKDEIEYCRKEVVEKYKIGKVSKIVEGGKERQDSVINGLEEVEECGIVLIHDGARPFVNKRIVEDGIKYAEKYGAAACGVTPKDTIKIKCQNGFSKETLKRDELFCVQTPQTFQYELILNCHRKLKKDDIRVTDDTMVVERYGHKVYLYQGDYNNIKITTPEDLIICKGLLD from the coding sequence ATGAGCAAGAACTGTGCAATTATTTTAGCTGCAGGTAAGGGTGTAAGAATGAAGGCTGACATAAACAAACAATATATAGAATTAGGTGATAAGCCAGTCATTTATTATACATTAAAAGTCTTTGAACACAGTGATATTATTGATGATATAATCATTGTTGCAGCTAAGGATGAAATAGAGTATTGTAGAAAAGAAGTAGTTGAAAAATATAAGATAGGGAAAGTTTCTAAAATAGTAGAAGGTGGAAAAGAAAGGCAAGACTCGGTAATTAATGGATTAGAAGAAGTAGAGGAATGTGGCATAGTGCTGATACATGATGGTGCAAGACCTTTTGTTAATAAGAGAATTGTGGAAGATGGTATAAAATATGCTGAAAAATATGGAGCGGCAGCTTGTGGAGTTACCCCTAAAGATACTATAAAAATAAAGTGTCAGAATGGATTTTCTAAGGAAACTTTAAAGAGAGATGAATTGTTTTGTGTTCAAACACCACAAACTTTTCAATACGAATTAATATTGAATTGCCATAGAAAATTAAAGAAAGATGATATAAGGGTTACTGATGATACTATGGTAGTAGAGAGATATGGACATAAAGTGTATCTTTACCAAGGTGATTATAATAATATAAAGATAACTACTCCAGAGGATTTAATAATATGCAAGGGATTATTAGATTAA
- a CDS encoding PIN/TRAM domain-containing protein → MLKKILRILFTIIGLVLGFILGKGLLKTDYIGKVEYFKTNPVLSIVFVVFCVLLFGFIMFLISPIINSAIMKVMEYVESNFQRVPANDILFGTVGAILGLIIAVLITSTFSNFGALGTILSILIAVIMAALGVNISIRKKEEITNFFSNFKKVNAGKDKKSKTSHKVTPKVLDTSVIIDGRILDICQTGFIEGTLVIPTFVLEELRHIADSSDSLKRNRGRRGLDILNKIQKELKIDVQIYEKDFPDIAEVDSKLLKLAQVLEGKVITNDYNLNKVAQFQGVDVLNINELANAVKPMVLPGEEMLIPIVKDGKESGQGIGYLDDGTMIVVEGGRKYMGETKYVTVTSVLQTAAGRMIFAKPKD, encoded by the coding sequence GTGTTAAAAAAGATATTAAGAATTTTATTTACAATTATTGGACTTGTATTGGGATTTATTTTGGGTAAGGGGTTACTTAAAACGGATTATATAGGTAAAGTGGAGTATTTTAAAACTAATCCAGTATTATCTATAGTGTTTGTTGTTTTTTGTGTTTTGTTATTTGGATTCATTATGTTTTTAATTTCTCCTATAATTAACTCTGCTATTATGAAAGTAATGGAGTACGTTGAAAGCAATTTTCAAAGAGTGCCGGCTAATGATATTTTGTTTGGAACTGTAGGAGCTATTCTTGGGCTTATAATAGCGGTACTTATAACTTCAACTTTTTCTAATTTTGGAGCATTAGGTACTATATTAAGTATACTTATAGCTGTTATAATGGCTGCTTTAGGAGTTAATATTTCTATAAGGAAAAAGGAAGAGATAACTAATTTTTTCTCTAACTTTAAAAAAGTAAATGCAGGTAAGGATAAAAAGTCTAAGACTTCACATAAGGTTACTCCAAAAGTTTTAGATACATCTGTTATTATTGATGGACGTATATTAGACATATGTCAAACGGGATTTATAGAGGGAACATTAGTTATACCAACATTTGTTTTAGAAGAATTAAGACATATAGCTGATTCCTCTGATTCTTTAAAAAGAAATAGGGGTAGAAGAGGCTTAGATATACTAAATAAGATACAAAAAGAACTAAAGATTGATGTTCAAATATATGAAAAAGATTTTCCGGATATAGCAGAGGTAGATAGTAAATTATTAAAATTGGCTCAAGTATTAGAAGGAAAGGTAATAACTAACGACTACAATCTAAATAAGGTAGCACAATTTCAAGGGGTGGATGTATTAAATATAAATGAACTAGCTAATGCAGTTAAACCTATGGTATTACCAGGAGAAGAAATGTTGATACCAATAGTTAAGGATGGAAAAGAGTCAGGTCAAGGTATTGGATATCTAGACGATGGTACTATGATAGTAGTTGAAGGTGGAAGAAAATACATGGGTGAAACAAAGTATGTAACAGTTACATCTGTTCTACAGACAGCTGCTGGAAGAATGATATTTGCTAAGCCTAAAGATTAA
- a CDS encoding DUF1573 domain-containing protein produces the protein MKDVIFDDFQNSVSESLLRHKSILDIMTKLQESQSRINRAIAKSATTCGCIKINVEKQKIPDSYENINDLQSLLETHLKGKMCENCRDVIEKEIGNNLFYIASLCDVLDLNLYDVLLKEYNRINTLGKYSLK, from the coding sequence ATGAAAGATGTTATATTCGATGATTTCCAAAATTCCGTATCTGAGTCCCTTCTAAGGCATAAAAGTATTTTAGATATAATGACCAAACTTCAAGAGTCACAGTCTAGGATAAATAGAGCAATTGCTAAATCTGCCACTACTTGTGGTTGCATAAAAATAAATGTAGAAAAGCAAAAAATCCCCGACTCTTATGAAAATATTAATGATCTTCAATCTCTGCTAGAAACACATTTAAAAGGTAAAATGTGTGAAAACTGCAGAGATGTGATAGAAAAAGAAATTGGAAATAATCTATTTTACATTGCATCACTTTGTGATGTACTGGATTTAAACCTTTATGATGTATTGCTAAAGGAATACAATCGAATAAATACTCTAGGTAAATATTCTCTTAAATAA
- the disA gene encoding DNA integrity scanning diadenylate cyclase DisA: MRLKKDKELMEILKIMAPGTQLREGLENILRAKTGGLVVLSDKEEVLQLVDGGFNINSEYSPSYIYELAKMDGAIIVSSDLKRILVANAQLIPESSTPTFETGTRHRTAHRIARQTGAIVVAISQRRNVITIYKDTIKYVLRDSSAILARANQALQTLEKYVSVLDRVVSNLNLLEFQDLATLFDVITAIQRTEMVMRIVSEIEMYICELGNEGRLISMQLSELIKNIEEDGILLIRDYCESDMDYNEIYKQIQDMSSEELIDLDGISKLLGYTGVPLVDTLISPRGYRMLNKIPRLPVNVIENLVNNFKELKSVIEASYEQLDNVEGIGEARAKAIKNGLRRLREQFMLDKQL; this comes from the coding sequence GTGAGACTTAAAAAAGATAAAGAATTAATGGAAATTTTAAAAATAATGGCTCCAGGAACGCAACTCAGAGAAGGTTTAGAAAACATATTAAGAGCGAAGACTGGGGGACTTGTAGTATTAAGTGACAAAGAAGAGGTATTACAGTTAGTAGATGGTGGATTTAATATTAATTCAGAATATAGTCCTTCATATATATATGAATTAGCTAAAATGGATGGGGCAATAATAGTAAGTAGTGATCTTAAGAGAATATTGGTAGCTAATGCACAACTTATACCTGAATCCTCTACACCTACTTTTGAAACTGGAACTAGGCATAGAACGGCACATAGAATAGCAAGGCAAACAGGAGCTATAGTAGTGGCTATTTCTCAAAGAAGAAACGTAATAACCATATATAAGGATACTATAAAGTATGTACTTAGGGACAGTAGTGCTATACTTGCTAGAGCTAATCAGGCTCTTCAGACTTTGGAAAAATACGTATCTGTATTAGATAGAGTAGTAAGCAATTTAAATTTACTTGAATTTCAAGATTTAGCTACTTTGTTTGATGTTATAACTGCTATCCAAAGAACTGAAATGGTAATGAGAATTGTTAGTGAAATAGAGATGTATATATGTGAACTAGGGAATGAAGGAAGACTTATATCTATGCAACTTAGTGAACTTATAAAAAATATTGAGGAAGATGGAATACTTCTTATAAGAGATTATTGTGAAAGCGATATGGATTATAATGAAATATATAAGCAAATTCAAGACATGTCTTCAGAAGAATTAATAGATTTAGATGGTATTTCAAAATTATTAGGATATACTGGAGTGCCACTAGTAGATACATTGATATCACCTAGGGGGTATAGGATGTTAAACAAGATTCCTAGACTTCCAGTAAATGTAATAGAAAACTTAGTTAATAATTTTAAAGAGTTAAAATCTGTTATAGAAGCAAGTTATGAACAATTAGATAATGTAGAGGGTATAGGTGAGGCTAGGGCTAAAGCTATAAAAAATGGCCTTAGGAGATTGAGAGAACAGTTTATGCTTGATAAGCAATTATAG
- the radA gene encoding DNA repair protein RadA yields the protein MAKLKNYFQCEKCGYESAKWLGRCPDCGAWNSFVEEVKDTSRAAKLTTKANSSTPKSITSIKSSEYERYDTGIRELNRVLGGGLVKGSLVLISGDPGIGKSTLLLQTASNIGEKYGKVLYVSGEESEEQIKMRGDRLKTTSPNLYVVSETDIESIKVHIEDIEPSFVIIDSIQTLYNTEISSAPGSVSQVRACSNELMRTAKGKNIPFFIVAHVTKQGELAGPRVLEHMVDTVLYFEGERTQEFRILRTMKNRFGTTSEIGVFEMRDVGLKEIYNPSEVFLEETNFNQEGSAVIGIMEGTRPLLVEIQALVSETKAPMPRRTAVGIENSRLSLILAVLEKKLRIPFYKYDVYINVVGGLNIDGTFGDLGLALALVSSATGRPFKLDRMIVVGEVGLTSEVRPISHCEKLVNEGGKMGFKNVVIPYRNLEKIRNEEINIIGVSSLKEAITKVF from the coding sequence TTGGCGAAGTTAAAAAACTATTTCCAATGTGAAAAATGTGGATATGAAAGTGCAAAGTGGTTAGGAAGATGTCCTGATTGCGGAGCATGGAATAGTTTTGTAGAGGAAGTAAAGGACACTTCTAGAGCTGCTAAGCTAACTACTAAAGCTAATTCAAGTACACCTAAAAGTATAACCAGTATAAAATCTAGTGAATATGAAAGATATGATACAGGTATAAGAGAGCTGAATAGAGTATTAGGAGGAGGATTGGTTAAAGGATCTTTAGTACTTATTTCGGGAGATCCAGGTATAGGTAAATCAACTCTTTTACTTCAAACAGCTAGTAATATTGGAGAAAAGTACGGAAAGGTGCTATATGTATCTGGAGAGGAATCCGAAGAGCAAATAAAGATGAGGGGTGATAGACTAAAAACTACTTCCCCCAATTTATATGTGGTATCAGAAACAGACATAGAATCAATTAAGGTACACATAGAAGATATAGAACCCTCATTTGTTATAATAGATTCCATTCAAACTCTTTATAATACTGAAATTAGTTCTGCGCCAGGTAGTGTTTCACAAGTAAGAGCATGTTCTAATGAACTTATGAGGACTGCCAAAGGCAAAAATATACCTTTTTTTATAGTAGCTCATGTAACTAAACAAGGGGAATTAGCAGGCCCTAGAGTGCTGGAGCATATGGTAGACACGGTTTTATATTTTGAAGGAGAGAGAACTCAAGAATTTAGAATATTACGTACCATGAAAAATCGTTTTGGAACTACTAGTGAAATAGGAGTTTTTGAAATGAGAGATGTGGGTCTAAAGGAAATATATAATCCGTCCGAAGTATTTCTTGAAGAGACAAATTTTAATCAAGAAGGTTCAGCGGTTATAGGGATAATGGAAGGTACTAGGCCTCTTTTAGTGGAAATTCAAGCGCTTGTCAGTGAAACTAAGGCTCCAATGCCTAGAAGAACTGCTGTAGGAATTGAAAATTCCCGGTTAAGTTTAATCCTTGCAGTGTTAGAAAAAAAACTTAGAATACCTTTCTATAAATATGATGTATACATTAATGTAGTTGGAGGACTGAATATTGATGGAACTTTTGGTGATTTAGGGTTAGCTTTAGCCTTAGTGTCAAGTGCCACAGGAAGACCTTTTAAACTAGATAGAATGATAGTAGTAGGAGAAGTGGGACTTACTTCAGAAGTTAGGCCAATTTCACATTGTGAGAAGCTTGTAAATGAAGGTGGCAAGATGGGATTTAAAAATGTTGTTATACCTTACAGAAATTTGGAAAAGATAAGAAATGAAGAAATAAATATAATAGGAGTATCTTCTCTAAAAGAAGCTATAACTAAAGTTTTTTAG